One Thalassoglobus sp. JC818 genomic region harbors:
- a CDS encoding DUF1080 domain-containing protein yields the protein MAFFAITSAVLSATTCSVSAEDGYRPLFNGKDFTGWHGMPHFNPDQLEAMPKAEREAKLDEWNQSVAEHWRVVDGAIVNDGHGAYLTTDDSFRDYELLIEYKTVPAADSGIYLKNSPQVQIWDSTEEKKFNLGANLGSGGLWNNSAGTPGKDPSKLMDKPFGEWNTFKIRQIGARTSVWLNGEQVVKNALMENYWDKERITPLRPTGQIQLQTHGGEIQWRNIAIKEFTPEEATAILIEEREEGFEPIFNGKDLTGWAGATDNYEVFNGAIRCQPKTGGNLFTEKEYKNFKVSLQIKIPEGGNNGLAIRYPGSGNPAYAGMTELQVLDSEHPKYAKLDPRQYHGSAYGMAAAARGYLREAGEWNYQEVTVDGSRIVVELNGNKILDTDLSEITEYMADSAHPGKDLEAGHFGFAGHGDAVEFREIQIKELP from the coding sequence ATCGCCTTTTTCGCCATCACCAGTGCCGTTCTATCGGCGACGACGTGTTCAGTGTCTGCCGAAGATGGATATCGACCTCTATTCAACGGAAAAGATTTCACCGGTTGGCACGGGATGCCACACTTCAATCCTGATCAGTTGGAGGCGATGCCCAAAGCTGAGCGGGAAGCCAAACTCGACGAATGGAATCAGTCGGTCGCAGAACACTGGCGAGTTGTTGACGGTGCGATCGTCAACGATGGACATGGAGCTTATCTGACCACTGATGATTCGTTCCGCGACTACGAACTGCTCATCGAATACAAAACTGTCCCCGCAGCCGACAGCGGGATCTATCTCAAGAATTCTCCACAGGTCCAAATCTGGGACTCGACTGAAGAGAAAAAATTCAATCTCGGAGCAAATCTTGGCTCTGGAGGTCTCTGGAACAACTCCGCCGGCACTCCCGGAAAAGATCCGTCCAAGCTGATGGATAAGCCATTCGGCGAATGGAACACCTTCAAAATTCGTCAGATCGGTGCTCGCACAAGCGTCTGGCTGAACGGCGAACAAGTCGTCAAGAACGCCTTGATGGAAAACTACTGGGACAAGGAACGCATCACACCTTTGCGACCGACCGGACAAATTCAGCTGCAGACACACGGAGGAGAAATTCAGTGGCGAAACATTGCCATCAAAGAATTCACTCCGGAAGAAGCGACCGCCATTCTCATTGAGGAGCGTGAAGAGGGCTTCGAACCGATCTTCAACGGAAAAGACCTGACCGGCTGGGCTGGTGCGACGGACAACTACGAAGTCTTCAACGGAGCGATTCGTTGCCAACCGAAGACCGGCGGGAATCTGTTCACCGAGAAAGAATACAAGAACTTCAAAGTCAGCCTGCAGATCAAAATTCCTGAAGGCGGAAACAATGGCTTGGCGATTCGTTACCCCGGAAGCGGAAACCCAGCCTACGCCGGAATGACAGAACTGCAGGTTCTTGATTCCGAGCATCCGAAATACGCAAAGCTTGATCCTCGGCAGTATCACGGTTCCGCTTACGGCATGGCCGCAGCTGCGAGAGGGTATCTGCGAGAAGCTGGTGAGTGGAACTACCAGGAAGTCACCGTCGACGGTTCACGCATTGTCGTTGAACTCAACGGCAACAAAATCCTCGACACCGATCTCAGCGAGATTACCGAGTACATGGCTGACTCGGCTCATCCGGGAAAAGATCTCGAAGCGGGTCACTTTGGATTCGCTGGTCATGGAGATGCTGTCGAGTTTCGTGAAATCCAGATCAAAGAACTCCCATAA
- a CDS encoding ABC transporter substrate-binding protein, translating into MRSRLASNSLRVFLCFSVMLTSGCPKAPNYREVLENQEKQEEQLRTLLGEMKEELKSELLAELRSEFADGSISSEAIAAAEPEQVFDPPATLDDLNTQVTWVDSPVIDSLELYREYLKENPPEVSVEEALKLKNDSDENNEKIISALGQLYATDEDADFTTEIVRHLPSEVKSLNPLMQSSTVEIDVVGMISLGFFSFDWNMDPFAVAEYVDSWQTSEDMRFDKVVIRDDITWSDGTPVTAYDVEFSYHTILDEEIPIPAVRTGMDDILGIKAYDEHTFVIFHKNSLATNVWNCNFPIIPKHIYEETIKDDKTMADSDAHIKLEQKPISGGPYTVKSRSKSEIVLERRDDWYMHNGEQVRRKPHFKTVRFKVITDPNTQLLALNRGDIDDLELQPAQWVNQTTEPDFYRLNTKARGTQWVYYFFGWNMKTPYFSDLRVRKAMAYAVDYDYILNTLLYGLWPACSSEFHPDSWMGPEEERTPYKQDLKKAVALLEEAGWKDTDQDGIRDKVVNGKKIPFQFTLLTPNQPWRVDVCNSLSNTLSRIGVKCNVMPTEFTVVQDKTSKHEFQALFGGWGTGTDPWTTENIFKTDEGRNYGHYSNKRVDELFDKAKVELDRDVRAKYYREIDEILWEEQPYCWLFYRGAFYAFNKRLRGYKFSPRGPYHYAPGFDAIWATAQ; encoded by the coding sequence ATGCGCAGTCGTCTGGCCTCGAACTCGCTTCGGGTTTTCCTGTGTTTCTCGGTGATGTTGACCTCTGGATGCCCCAAGGCCCCGAACTATCGGGAAGTTCTTGAGAATCAGGAAAAACAAGAGGAACAGCTGAGGACTCTCCTCGGCGAAATGAAAGAGGAGCTCAAATCGGAGCTGCTGGCTGAGCTTCGTTCCGAATTCGCAGATGGCTCAATCTCTTCGGAAGCCATCGCTGCTGCGGAACCGGAGCAGGTTTTCGATCCGCCCGCCACACTCGACGATCTCAACACGCAAGTCACCTGGGTCGACAGCCCGGTGATCGACTCTCTCGAGCTCTACCGGGAATATCTGAAGGAAAACCCTCCGGAAGTCAGCGTCGAAGAAGCTTTGAAGCTGAAAAACGACTCCGACGAGAACAACGAGAAGATTATTAGTGCCCTCGGCCAACTCTATGCGACGGATGAAGACGCCGATTTTACAACTGAGATCGTGCGCCATCTGCCTTCAGAAGTAAAGTCGCTGAATCCGTTGATGCAAAGCTCAACCGTGGAGATTGATGTTGTAGGTATGATCAGTCTCGGTTTCTTCAGCTTTGACTGGAATATGGACCCATTCGCTGTCGCCGAATATGTCGATTCATGGCAAACCAGCGAGGACATGCGCTTCGACAAAGTCGTCATTCGCGATGACATCACCTGGTCAGATGGAACTCCAGTCACCGCTTATGATGTCGAGTTTTCGTACCACACAATCCTTGACGAAGAGATTCCCATCCCCGCTGTTCGGACCGGGATGGACGACATCCTTGGAATCAAAGCTTACGACGAGCACACTTTCGTCATCTTTCATAAGAACTCTTTGGCGACCAATGTTTGGAACTGCAACTTTCCAATTATCCCCAAACACATCTATGAAGAGACGATCAAAGACGACAAAACGATGGCCGATTCCGACGCCCACATTAAGTTGGAACAAAAGCCGATCAGCGGCGGCCCTTACACAGTCAAGAGTCGTTCAAAATCAGAAATCGTTCTTGAACGACGAGACGACTGGTACATGCACAATGGAGAGCAGGTTCGCCGCAAGCCGCACTTCAAAACCGTCCGATTCAAAGTCATCACCGATCCGAACACGCAACTGCTCGCGTTAAATCGTGGAGACATTGACGACCTGGAACTCCAGCCAGCTCAATGGGTCAACCAGACGACCGAACCCGACTTCTATCGACTCAACACGAAAGCTCGCGGAACTCAGTGGGTCTACTACTTCTTCGGCTGGAACATGAAGACCCCATATTTCTCGGACCTGCGCGTCCGAAAAGCGATGGCCTATGCAGTCGACTATGACTACATCTTGAACACGTTGCTTTATGGACTTTGGCCTGCCTGCTCGAGTGAGTTTCATCCTGATTCCTGGATGGGCCCGGAAGAAGAACGCACTCCGTACAAACAGGACCTCAAGAAAGCGGTTGCACTTCTGGAAGAAGCGGGCTGGAAAGACACCGATCAGGATGGAATCCGCGACAAGGTTGTCAACGGGAAGAAAATTCCCTTCCAGTTCACGTTGCTGACTCCCAACCAGCCGTGGCGAGTTGATGTCTGCAACTCGCTTTCAAACACACTGAGCCGCATTGGTGTGAAGTGCAACGTCATGCCGACAGAGTTTACGGTCGTGCAAGACAAAACTTCTAAGCACGAATTTCAGGCACTGTTTGGAGGATGGGGAACCGGGACTGATCCCTGGACGACCGAGAACATCTTCAAGACAGACGAAGGACGAAATTACGGCCATTATTCCAACAAGCGTGTGGATGAACTCTTCGACAAAGCGAAAGTCGAACTCGATCGCGACGTCCGTGCCAAGTACTACCGCGAGATTGATGAGATTCTTTGGGAAGAACAGCCTTATTGCTGGCTCTTCTATCGCGGAGCTTTCTACGCCTTCAATAAGAGACTTCGCGGGTACAAATTCAGTCCTCGTGGTCCCTACCACTATGCCCCCGGATTCGACGCCATCTGGGCGACCGCTCAATAA